A window from Pseudomonas kribbensis encodes these proteins:
- the mksF gene encoding Mks condensin complex protein MksF — protein sequence MSQERYGIRRFALLNTAGYSLGLFPLEEPLSVYGANNLGKSASINALQFPILARMSDMSFGKYSLEQSRRFYFASDTSYILVEVNLPHGPHVIGVVGRGPGGGFGHQFFAYAGKLDLAHYQKNDTCLRQKELFSNLEKEGLKAYELKPDELRRLLVGGHTSIPLDLTLIPLRSTSEQSLKTFRALFINLLHMREITAAKLKQLFLDAFEHSLRSGSVDYIAACEEAFRDVRRMEQDYNSLVAAGPLVEALANGVKQRDVLRGKLHRLSPLLDSLLGTWSDYATARKEELTIQAEHYRREQDDLQNDQRGGTQELMRLEREISGIQRWLGELSVLKNRFALIDDVKVLEQQLLAAKDAHDELAGALAQSRQFSAEDLEERLRDLEKRLKSVKQQLDHADNNSYARLREEFSQQDVERLMRLFNSALFSLPLGEHGITLDEDGEWVKSVELILDGFKGERFEVPGLSIDISHIEPPALQALADRAALRDQKERLEKELKQLKTQQAVAADRAASKTQTEALYQQVLDAQKALEDFRRTQTLSAEEGDKLEQLAQMEAAQDELKRSSDAFTERVQQLSAKLQLVGRQIADMEAKQRTLDDALRRRQLLPADLPFGTPFMDPVDDSMDNLLPLLNDYQDSWQGLLRADGQIEALYAQVRLKGVAKFDSEDDMERRLSLLINAYAHRTDEALTLGKARRAAVTDIARTLRNIRSDYDSLEHQLALFNREINKRQVSNLQSFRIVLAPNKEALKHIDQIIHSAGQYEEGETLSVFDLSQSAEQDNKNEEAKEYLARLVAANHNQLGLKDLFELAFEITKVNGQPVIHTDIDGAASNGTTMTIKALTNMYLLLHLMDRDLAGRVRLPYYLDEAADIDERNQAALLETSLQLGFVPILASVKPQVCASVAIDLEGGSGPAGIYIDEADWKYIRRHDVVKATINVEADEPELDAV from the coding sequence ATGAGCCAGGAACGCTACGGCATCCGCCGCTTTGCCCTTTTGAACACCGCCGGTTACAGCCTCGGCCTGTTCCCGCTGGAAGAGCCGCTGTCGGTCTACGGCGCGAACAACCTCGGTAAATCCGCCTCGATCAACGCCTTGCAGTTCCCGATTCTGGCGCGCATGTCGGACATGAGTTTCGGCAAGTACAGCCTGGAACAATCCCGGCGTTTCTACTTTGCCTCCGACACCAGCTACATCCTCGTCGAAGTGAACCTGCCTCACGGCCCGCACGTGATCGGTGTGGTCGGTCGCGGCCCGGGTGGTGGTTTCGGTCACCAGTTCTTCGCCTACGCCGGCAAGCTCGACCTGGCCCACTACCAGAAAAACGATACCTGCCTGCGCCAGAAAGAACTGTTCAGCAACCTTGAGAAAGAAGGCCTGAAAGCCTACGAGCTCAAGCCTGATGAACTGCGGCGTTTGCTGGTCGGCGGTCATACGTCGATCCCGCTTGACCTGACCCTGATCCCGCTGCGCTCCACCAGCGAGCAGAGCCTGAAGACGTTCCGCGCACTGTTCATCAACCTGCTGCACATGCGCGAAATCACCGCCGCCAAGCTCAAGCAGCTGTTCCTCGATGCCTTCGAACACAGCCTGCGTTCCGGCAGCGTCGACTACATCGCCGCGTGCGAAGAAGCCTTCCGCGATGTGCGTCGCATGGAACAGGACTACAACTCGCTGGTGGCCGCCGGCCCCTTGGTCGAAGCCTTGGCCAACGGCGTGAAACAGCGCGACGTGCTGCGCGGCAAACTGCATCGCCTGTCGCCACTGCTCGACTCTCTGCTCGGCACCTGGTCGGACTACGCCACGGCGCGCAAGGAAGAGCTGACCATTCAGGCCGAGCACTACCGTCGCGAGCAGGACGACCTGCAGAACGACCAGCGCGGCGGCACTCAGGAGCTGATGCGCCTGGAGCGGGAAATCTCCGGCATCCAGCGCTGGCTGGGTGAGCTGTCGGTGCTGAAGAATCGCTTTGCGCTGATCGATGACGTGAAAGTGCTCGAGCAGCAACTGCTCGCCGCCAAGGACGCTCACGATGAACTGGCCGGTGCGCTGGCGCAGTCCCGTCAGTTCAGTGCCGAGGATCTCGAAGAACGTCTGCGGGATCTGGAAAAACGCCTGAAGTCGGTGAAGCAGCAACTCGATCACGCCGACAACAACAGCTACGCCCGCCTGCGCGAAGAGTTTTCGCAACAGGATGTTGAGCGTCTGATGCGTCTGTTCAACAGCGCGCTGTTCAGCCTGCCGCTGGGTGAGCACGGCATCACCCTCGACGAGGATGGCGAATGGGTGAAATCGGTCGAACTGATCCTCGACGGCTTCAAGGGCGAGCGTTTCGAAGTGCCGGGCCTGTCGATCGACATCTCGCACATCGAGCCGCCGGCCCTGCAAGCGCTGGCTGACCGTGCCGCGCTGCGCGATCAGAAAGAGCGTCTGGAAAAAGAACTCAAGCAACTGAAAACCCAGCAAGCCGTGGCCGCCGACCGCGCCGCGAGCAAGACCCAGACCGAAGCGCTGTACCAGCAGGTGCTGGATGCGCAGAAAGCGCTGGAAGATTTCCGTCGTACCCAGACCCTGAGCGCCGAAGAAGGCGACAAGCTCGAGCAACTGGCGCAGATGGAAGCCGCGCAGGACGAACTCAAGCGCTCCAGCGATGCATTCACCGAGCGCGTCCAGCAACTGTCGGCCAAGCTGCAACTGGTCGGCCGGCAGATCGCCGACATGGAAGCCAAGCAACGTACCCTCGACGACGCCCTGCGCCGTCGTCAGTTGCTGCCGGCGGATCTGCCGTTCGGTACGCCGTTCATGGATCCGGTCGACGATTCCATGGACAACCTGCTGCCGCTGCTCAACGACTATCAGGACAGCTGGCAAGGCCTGCTGCGTGCCGATGGCCAGATCGAAGCGCTGTACGCGCAAGTACGCCTCAAGGGCGTGGCCAAGTTCGACAGTGAAGACGACATGGAGCGACGCCTGTCGCTGCTGATCAACGCTTACGCGCACCGTACCGACGAAGCCCTGACTTTGGGCAAGGCCCGTCGCGCGGCGGTCACCGATATCGCCCGGACCCTGCGCAACATCCGCAGCGACTACGACAGCCTCGAGCACCAACTGGCGCTGTTCAACCGCGAGATCAACAAGCGTCAGGTGTCCAACCTGCAGAGCTTCCGCATCGTCCTTGCACCGAACAAGGAAGCGCTCAAGCACATCGACCAGATCATCCACAGCGCCGGTCAGTACGAAGAAGGCGAAACCCTGTCGGTGTTCGACCTGAGCCAAAGCGCCGAGCAGGACAACAAGAACGAAGAGGCCAAGGAATACCTGGCGCGGCTGGTGGCGGCAAACCACAACCAGCTCGGTCTCAAGGACTTGTTCGAACTGGCGTTCGAGATCACCAAGGTCAACGGTCAGCCGGTGATCCACACCGACATCGATGGCGCTGCTTCCAACGGCACCACGATGACCATCAAGGCGCTGACCAACATGTATTTGTTGCTGCACTTGATGGACCGCGATCTGGCCGGGCGTGTGCGCCTGCCGTACTACCTCGACGAGGCGGCGGACATCGACGAAAGGAACCAGGCCGCACTGCTGGAAACCAGCCTGCAACTGGGCTTCGTGCCGATTCTGGCGAGCGTGAAGCCGCAGGTCTGCGCCAGTGTCGCCATCGACCTGGAAGGCGGCAGCGGCCCGGCCGGCATCTACATCGACGAGGCGGACTGGAAGTACATCCGCCGCCACGATGTGGTGAAAGCCACCATCAATGTCGAAGCGGATGAACCGGAACTGGATGCGGTTTGA
- the msrP gene encoding protein-methionine-sulfoxide reductase catalytic subunit MsrP: MLIKFPKASDCHESDVTPESIYLSRRQLLGATAAGLAVSSLPRWASAEEAARYADVEPGHAPAWFADKQPSIKWGAVNVKDEAITPYKDATHYNNFYEFGTDKGDPAANAGSLKTEPWSVVVDGEVGKPGRYALEDFMKPYQLEERIYRLRCVEAWSMVIPWIGFPISALLKQVEPTSNAKYIRFETLQDPKSMPGQRSGFALIDWPYVKGLRLDEAMNPLAILAVGMYGRELPNQNGAPLRLVVPWKYGFKSVKSIVRISLVSEQPKTTWQSIAADEYGFYANVNPTVDHPRWTQARERRLPNSLFKPNVRDTQMFNGYSDEVASLYTGLDLRKNY, from the coding sequence ATGCTGATCAAATTCCCCAAAGCGTCCGACTGCCACGAGTCGGACGTCACGCCTGAATCCATTTATCTCTCTCGCCGACAATTGCTCGGTGCTACGGCGGCCGGTCTGGCTGTGAGCAGTCTGCCGCGTTGGGCCAGTGCCGAAGAGGCTGCCCGTTATGCCGATGTCGAGCCCGGACATGCGCCCGCCTGGTTTGCCGACAAGCAGCCTTCTATTAAATGGGGGGCCGTAAACGTCAAGGATGAGGCGATCACGCCCTATAAGGACGCGACCCACTACAACAACTTCTATGAGTTCGGCACCGACAAGGGTGACCCGGCGGCGAATGCCGGATCGCTGAAGACCGAACCGTGGAGTGTGGTGGTGGACGGGGAGGTGGGTAAGCCGGGGCGTTATGCACTGGAAGACTTCATGAAACCTTATCAGTTGGAGGAGCGCATTTATCGCCTGCGTTGTGTCGAGGCGTGGTCGATGGTGATTCCCTGGATCGGCTTTCCCATTTCGGCGCTGCTCAAGCAGGTCGAGCCTACGTCCAACGCCAAATACATCCGTTTTGAAACCTTGCAGGATCCCAAGAGCATGCCGGGACAGCGTTCAGGATTTGCCCTGATCGACTGGCCTTATGTAAAAGGCTTGCGTCTGGATGAGGCGATGAATCCGTTGGCGATCCTGGCCGTCGGGATGTACGGCCGGGAATTGCCGAATCAGAACGGCGCGCCGTTGCGTCTGGTGGTGCCGTGGAAGTATGGCTTCAAGAGTGTCAAATCCATCGTGCGTATCAGTCTGGTCAGTGAACAGCCGAAGACGACCTGGCAGAGCATTGCGGCGGATGAATACGGGTTCTATGCGAACGTGAACCCGACGGTTGATCACCCTCGCTGGACTCAGGCTCGGGAGCGGCGCCTTCCCAATAGTCTGTTCAAGCCGAATGTGCGTGATACGCAGATGTTCAACGGCTACTCGGACGAAGTCGCTTCTTTATATACAGGGCTCGATCTGCGGAAGAACTACTGA
- a CDS encoding intermembrane transport protein PqiB: MTDLPVAKTRPASNWSAIWVLPLIALIIGGWLGWRAYNETGIEIQVRFESGEGIQANKTEVVYKGMSVGKVKALKLDDEGGTKGVIATIEMNKDVDQYLKTSTRFWLVKPSVTLAGITGLETLVSGNYVAISPGEGEPTRKFKALAEEPPLSDSKPGLHLTIKADRLGSLNRGSPVFYKQIKVGQIKSYVLSEDQSTVELKVFIEPTYAKLVRKHTRFWNASGISIDANLSGVKVRSESLASIVAGGIAFATPENRKDSPPTDPSLPFRLYEDFDAAAAGIRVKVKLSDFEGLQAGRTPVMYKGIQVGNLKALKIDPDLSSATAELTLDPLAEEYLVTGTQFWVVKPSISLAGITGLEALVKGNYIAVRPGDKGGAPQREFEARPKAPPLDLKAPGLHLVLFTDSLGSIEVGSPILYKQVKVGSVQSYQFSKTKKQLVIGVHIEKEYENLVNASTRFWNVSGITLTGGLTGGIQVKSESLQTLMAGGIAFETPQAKAPLQKRIPRFRLFANHDDANQKGEVVTIKVDRADGLRSGTPVRFKGLDVGKIESVDLTDDLQSVILTARITEVPEKIARVGSQFWVVKPELGLIKTSNLETLVTGQYIEVQPAAKSLGPQKNFVALANPPEVSKQEAGLSLVLSAARRGSLKPGVPVTYREITVGKVTGYELGQTADRVLVHILIEPKYAPLVRSGSRFWNTSGVGFDIGLFNGLTVRTESLETAIQGGIAFATPDGERMGNPARAEQTFPLFDKFEDEWLTWAPKIPLGK; this comes from the coding sequence ATGACTGATTTGCCCGTAGCGAAAACCCGACCGGCTTCGAACTGGTCTGCCATTTGGGTACTGCCCCTGATTGCCCTGATCATCGGCGGCTGGTTGGGATGGCGTGCCTACAACGAAACCGGCATCGAGATTCAGGTGCGTTTCGAAAGTGGTGAAGGCATCCAGGCCAACAAGACCGAAGTGGTCTACAAAGGCATGTCTGTCGGTAAGGTCAAAGCCCTCAAGCTTGATGACGAAGGCGGTACCAAAGGCGTGATCGCCACCATCGAGATGAACAAGGATGTCGATCAATACCTGAAGACCAGCACCCGCTTCTGGCTGGTCAAACCGAGCGTAACCCTGGCCGGTATCACTGGTCTGGAAACCCTGGTGTCGGGCAACTATGTCGCGATCAGCCCGGGCGAAGGCGAGCCGACCCGCAAGTTCAAGGCCCTGGCCGAAGAGCCGCCGTTGTCGGACTCCAAACCCGGTCTGCACCTGACGATCAAGGCTGATCGCCTGGGTTCGCTGAACCGTGGCAGCCCGGTGTTCTACAAGCAGATCAAAGTTGGTCAGATCAAAAGTTACGTGCTGTCGGAAGACCAGAGCACTGTCGAACTCAAGGTGTTCATCGAGCCGACCTACGCCAAACTGGTGCGCAAACACACACGTTTCTGGAACGCCAGCGGCATCAGCATCGACGCCAACCTGTCCGGCGTGAAAGTGCGCAGCGAATCTCTGGCCAGTATCGTCGCCGGTGGTATTGCCTTCGCCACGCCAGAGAACCGCAAGGACAGCCCTCCCACCGATCCGAGCCTCCCGTTCCGTCTGTATGAAGACTTCGATGCGGCCGCTGCCGGTATCCGCGTGAAGGTCAAACTCAGCGATTTCGAAGGTCTGCAGGCCGGGCGTACGCCGGTGATGTACAAGGGCATTCAGGTCGGTAACCTCAAAGCCCTGAAAATTGATCCGGATCTGTCCAGCGCCACCGCCGAACTGACCCTCGATCCATTGGCCGAAGAATATCTGGTCACCGGCACCCAGTTCTGGGTGGTCAAACCGTCGATTTCCCTGGCTGGCATCACCGGTCTGGAAGCGTTGGTCAAAGGTAACTACATCGCCGTGCGCCCGGGCGACAAGGGCGGTGCGCCGCAACGCGAGTTCGAGGCACGGCCGAAAGCGCCGCCGCTGGATCTGAAGGCGCCGGGTCTGCACCTGGTGCTGTTCACCGACAGCCTCGGTTCGATCGAGGTCGGAAGTCCGATTCTCTACAAACAGGTCAAGGTCGGCTCGGTGCAGAGCTATCAGTTCTCCAAGACCAAAAAGCAACTGGTGATCGGCGTCCACATCGAGAAGGAATACGAAAACCTGGTCAACGCCTCGACCCGGTTCTGGAACGTCAGCGGCATCACACTGACCGGCGGTCTGACTGGCGGGATACAGGTCAAGAGCGAGTCCTTGCAGACCCTGATGGCCGGCGGCATCGCCTTCGAAACGCCGCAAGCCAAGGCGCCATTGCAGAAGCGGATTCCGCGCTTCCGTCTGTTCGCCAATCATGATGACGCGAATCAGAAGGGTGAGGTGGTGACCATCAAGGTGGACCGCGCCGACGGCTTGCGCAGCGGCACACCGGTTCGTTTCAAGGGACTGGATGTCGGCAAGATTGAAAGCGTCGACCTGACCGATGATCTGCAATCGGTGATTCTCACCGCGCGCATCACCGAAGTCCCGGAGAAGATTGCCCGGGTCGGCAGTCAGTTCTGGGTGGTCAAGCCGGAACTGGGGCTGATCAAGACCTCGAATCTGGAAACCCTGGTCACGGGGCAGTACATCGAAGTTCAGCCGGCGGCGAAGAGCCTAGGCCCGCAGAAGAACTTCGTGGCCTTGGCCAATCCACCGGAAGTGAGCAAACAAGAGGCTGGCCTCAGCCTGGTATTGAGTGCTGCCCGCCGCGGCTCGTTGAAACCCGGCGTGCCGGTAACCTATCGCGAAATTACGGTGGGTAAAGTCACTGGTTACGAACTGGGTCAGACCGCCGACCGCGTACTGGTGCACATCCTGATCGAACCGAAATACGCGCCGCTGGTACGCAGTGGCAGCCGCTTCTGGAACACCAGCGGTGTCGGCTTCGATATCGGTTTGTTCAATGGCCTGACCGTACGTACCGAGTCGCTTGAGACCGCGATTCAGGGCGGTATCGCCTTCGCCACACCGGATGGCGAGCGGATGGGCAACCCGGCCCGCGCCGAGCAGACCTTCCCGCTGTTCGACAAGTTCGAAGACGAGTGGCTGACCTGGGCGCCGAAAATCCCCCTCGGCAAATAA
- the msrQ gene encoding protein-methionine-sulfoxide reductase heme-binding subunit MsrQ — protein MRYPFWRVSVFIAAAIWPLWWFYQAFEDLLGPDPGKVLVDRLGLGTLVLLLITLSMTPLQKLTGWTGWIAVRRQLGLWCFAYVVLHLCSYMAFILGFDWSQLGVELRKRPYIIVGTLGFLGLLALAVTSNRYSQRRLGARWKRLHRLAYVILGLGLLHMLWIVRADLKEWAIYAFIGGLLLVLRLPPVARRIPRFPGKRQVLQEKRN, from the coding sequence ATGCGATATCCGTTCTGGCGTGTGAGCGTTTTTATTGCGGCGGCTATCTGGCCGTTGTGGTGGTTCTATCAGGCCTTTGAGGATCTGCTTGGGCCGGATCCCGGAAAAGTGCTGGTCGATCGGCTTGGGCTTGGGACACTGGTGTTGCTGTTGATTACTTTGAGCATGACGCCGTTGCAGAAGCTTACGGGGTGGACAGGGTGGATCGCTGTGCGCCGGCAGTTGGGGCTTTGGTGTTTTGCGTATGTGGTTTTGCATTTATGCAGCTATATGGCATTCATCCTGGGTTTCGACTGGTCGCAACTGGGCGTGGAGTTGCGCAAGCGTCCGTACATTATTGTCGGCACGCTGGGGTTTTTGGGGTTGCTGGCATTGGCGGTGACGTCCAATCGTTATAGTCAGCGTCGATTGGGCGCGCGCTGGAAGAGGTTGCATCGGTTGGCGTACGTGATACTTGGCCTTGGATTGCTGCATATGCTGTGGATTGTGCGTGCCGATCTTAAGGAATGGGCGATTTATGCCTTTATAGGAGGGTTGCTTCTTGTGCTACGACTACCACCGGTGGCTCGCCGAATCCCGCGTTTTCCGGGTAAAAGGCAGGTTTTGCAAGAAAAGCGAAATTAA
- the ilvC gene encoding ketol-acid reductoisomerase, which translates to MKVFYDKDCDLSIIQGKKVAIIGYGSQGHAQACNLKDSGVDVTVGLRKGSATVAKAEAHGLKVTDVAAAVAGADLVMILTPDEFQSQLYKNEIEPNIKKGATLAFSHGFAIHYNQVVPRADLDVIMIAPKAPGHTVRSEFVKGGGIPDLIAIYQDASGNAKNVALSYAAGVGGGRTGIIETTFKDETETDLFGEQAVLCGGTVELVKAGFETLVEAGYAPEMAYFECLHELKLIVDLMYEGGIANMNYSISNNAEYGEYVTGPEVINAESRQAMRNALKRIQDGEYAKMFISEGATGYPSMTAKRRNNAAHGIEIIGEQLRSMMPWIGANKIVDKAKN; encoded by the coding sequence ATGAAAGTTTTCTACGATAAAGACTGCGACCTGTCGATCATCCAGGGCAAGAAAGTTGCCATCATCGGTTACGGCTCCCAGGGCCACGCTCAAGCGTGCAACCTGAAAGACTCCGGTGTCGACGTTACCGTCGGTCTGCGTAAAGGTTCGGCCACTGTTGCCAAGGCAGAAGCCCACGGCCTGAAAGTGACCGACGTGGCTGCCGCTGTTGCCGGCGCCGACCTGGTCATGATCCTGACCCCGGACGAGTTCCAGTCCCAGCTGTACAAGAACGAAATCGAGCCGAACATCAAGAAAGGCGCCACTCTGGCCTTCTCCCACGGCTTCGCGATCCACTACAACCAGGTTGTTCCGCGTGCCGACCTCGACGTGATAATGATCGCGCCGAAAGCCCCGGGCCACACCGTACGTTCCGAATTCGTGAAAGGCGGCGGTATCCCTGACCTGATCGCGATCTACCAGGACGCCTCGGGCAACGCCAAGAACGTTGCGCTGTCCTACGCCGCCGGCGTGGGTGGCGGTCGTACCGGCATCATCGAAACCACCTTCAAGGACGAGACCGAAACCGACCTGTTCGGCGAACAAGCCGTTCTGTGCGGCGGTACCGTTGAACTGGTAAAAGCCGGTTTCGAAACCCTGGTTGAAGCTGGCTACGCGCCGGAAATGGCCTACTTCGAGTGCCTGCACGAACTGAAACTGATCGTTGACCTCATGTACGAAGGCGGTATCGCCAACATGAACTACTCGATCTCCAACAACGCTGAATACGGCGAGTACGTGACGGGTCCGGAAGTGATCAACGCCGAATCCCGTCAGGCCATGCGCAACGCCCTGAAACGTATTCAGGACGGCGAATACGCCAAAATGTTCATCAGCGAAGGCGCAACCGGCTACCCTTCGATGACCGCCAAGCGTCGTAACAACGCCGCTCACGGTATCGAGATCATCGGCGAGCAACTGCGCTCCATGATGCCGTGGATCGGTGCCAACAAGATCGTCGACAAAGCCAAAAACTAA
- the mksE gene encoding Mks condensin complex protein MksE, producing the protein MHLDLSELSQLAPIFRELFKGYHVSRRDPELYAQLSNFQDQYRTLFKALGFELVCDTRGFYYFVPDMAAAAVNKTAQRLALFTFILVEHLADQGRDPIAVLDGGSLGRDELPSLLEKYRDLFIQAEVQTVDELEEKIMRRMTQLGFAGEENGVYRFLPPMHRFLDVCLSVQQDRDLAASVHSVLPLPAPVLIDEEAEARLLETDDPLDLTEFEEESEEDALARAIAEEQESDA; encoded by the coding sequence ATGCATCTTGATCTTTCCGAACTGTCTCAACTGGCGCCGATCTTCCGCGAACTGTTCAAGGGCTACCACGTCAGCCGCCGCGATCCTGAGCTGTATGCGCAGCTGTCGAACTTCCAGGACCAGTACCGCACGCTGTTCAAGGCCCTGGGCTTCGAACTGGTCTGCGATACCCGTGGTTTCTACTACTTCGTGCCGGACATGGCCGCCGCCGCAGTGAACAAGACCGCCCAGCGTCTGGCGCTGTTCACCTTCATCCTTGTCGAGCACCTGGCTGACCAGGGCCGCGACCCGATCGCCGTGCTGGACGGCGGCAGCCTCGGTCGCGACGAACTGCCTTCGCTGCTGGAAAAGTACCGCGACCTGTTCATCCAGGCCGAAGTGCAGACCGTTGATGAGCTGGAAGAGAAAATCATGCGCCGCATGACCCAGCTCGGTTTCGCCGGCGAAGAAAACGGCGTGTACCGCTTCCTGCCGCCGATGCACCGCTTCCTCGACGTGTGCCTGTCGGTGCAGCAGGACCGCGATCTGGCGGCCAGCGTGCACAGCGTGCTGCCGTTACCGGCACCGGTGCTGATCGACGAGGAAGCCGAGGCCAGGCTGCTGGAAACCGACGATCCGCTAGACCTGACCGAGTTTGAAGAAGAAAGCGAAGAAGACGCACTGGCCCGCGCCATTGCCGAAGAACAGGAGTCCGACGCATGA
- a CDS encoding paraquat-inducible protein A, with protein sequence MRAIDAGILICTECHELNKQDADSDVQTCTRCGALVHARRPNSLARTWALLITAAIVYIPANVLPIMTVSSLGQGDPSTIMSGVIQLVQHGMIPIAAVVFIASILVPTFKLVGIALLLFSVQRRQPLSARQRIWMYRFIEFIGRWSMLDIFVIAILVAVVNFGRLASVEANLGAIAFASVVILTMLAAVTFDPRLIWDNTESDADHD encoded by the coding sequence ATGCGGGCGATTGATGCGGGCATTCTGATCTGTACCGAATGCCACGAACTGAACAAGCAGGATGCCGACAGCGACGTACAGACCTGCACCCGATGCGGTGCGCTGGTTCACGCCCGACGGCCCAACAGCCTCGCGCGTACCTGGGCGCTGCTGATCACGGCCGCGATCGTCTACATTCCGGCGAACGTCCTGCCGATCATGACGGTCAGCTCGCTGGGCCAGGGTGATCCGAGCACCATCATGTCCGGCGTCATCCAGTTGGTGCAGCACGGCATGATTCCGATCGCTGCCGTGGTGTTCATCGCCAGCATTCTGGTGCCGACCTTCAAACTGGTGGGTATCGCGCTACTGCTGTTTTCGGTACAGCGGCGTCAGCCGTTGTCCGCACGCCAGCGAATCTGGATGTACCGCTTCATCGAGTTCATCGGCCGCTGGTCAATGCTCGACATTTTCGTGATCGCCATTCTGGTGGCGGTCGTCAACTTCGGCCGGCTTGCCAGCGTCGAAGCCAATCTGGGCGCCATCGCCTTCGCCAGTGTGGTGATTCTGACGATGCTCGCCGCTGTCACTTTCGATCCCCGACTGATTTGGGATAACACGGAGTCGGACGCCGACCATGACTGA
- the pssA gene encoding CDP-diacylglycerol--serine O-phosphatidyltransferase encodes MSERPEEPNQASDAESLLPIDEHVEEGHDAEGRKVRHRGIYLLPNLFTTANLFAGFYSIINSMSAQAALSAGDSANASKYFAFAAIAIFVAMVLDGLDGRVARMTNTQSAFGAEYDSLSDMVAFGVAPALLAFGWALGDMGKVGWMVAFIYVAGAALRLARFNTQVGTADKRYFIGLASPAAAGVVAGIVWAFSDYGIQGSKMSFLVALMVAAAGMLMVSNIKYNSFKELDLKGRVPFVAILAVVLVFAVVFSDPPRILLLVFLAYAASGPVQYLLHLRRHKNVE; translated from the coding sequence ATGAGCGAACGTCCCGAAGAGCCGAACCAGGCTTCAGACGCCGAAAGCCTGCTGCCCATCGATGAACATGTCGAAGAAGGGCATGACGCAGAAGGTCGTAAAGTCCGGCATCGTGGTATCTATCTGCTGCCGAACCTGTTCACCACTGCGAACCTGTTCGCGGGGTTCTATTCCATCATCAATTCGATGAGTGCCCAGGCTGCCTTGAGCGCCGGGGATTCGGCGAATGCGAGCAAGTACTTCGCCTTCGCGGCCATCGCGATCTTCGTCGCCATGGTGCTCGATGGTCTCGACGGCCGCGTGGCACGCATGACCAACACGCAAAGTGCATTCGGTGCCGAGTACGACTCGCTGTCGGACATGGTTGCCTTCGGCGTCGCGCCAGCATTGCTGGCATTTGGCTGGGCCCTGGGTGACATGGGCAAGGTCGGCTGGATGGTCGCCTTCATCTATGTGGCGGGTGCGGCGTTGCGTCTGGCGCGCTTCAACACTCAGGTCGGCACTGCCGACAAGCGCTACTTCATCGGTCTGGCCAGCCCGGCGGCTGCCGGTGTGGTAGCGGGGATTGTCTGGGCATTCAGCGACTACGGAATCCAGGGTTCGAAGATGTCGTTCCTCGTTGCATTGATGGTAGCGGCTGCCGGCATGCTGATGGTCAGCAACATCAAATACAACAGCTTCAAGGAGCTGGATCTGAAAGGGCGCGTGCCATTTGTTGCGATCCTGGCGGTGGTGCTGGTGTTCGCCGTGGTGTTCAGTGATCCTCCGCGTATCCTGCTGCTGGTGTTCCTCGCCTATGCGGCTTCGGGCCCGGTGCAGTACCTGTTGCATCTTCGTCGCCACAAAAACGTCGAGTGA
- a CDS encoding paraquat-inducible protein A, protein MSDSVDAPGLSDLPLDDLVACHECDLLMRKPKLAHGEKALCPRCGYELYAHRHNVVQRSLALVIAALLLYVPANFLPIMQLNVLGQSSQDTVWSGVVGLFNTDMRGVSVVVFLCSMAIPLLKLLCQLIVLLTIRFNIGRSYGLLLYRIYHHLKDWGMLEVYLMGVLVAIVKLADMAAITVGLGLACFIGLLLVQVWLEVVMSPHQIWQALSGEDAHAGD, encoded by the coding sequence ATGTCGGATTCGGTTGACGCCCCCGGGCTGTCAGATTTACCGCTGGATGACTTGGTGGCCTGCCATGAGTGCGATCTGCTGATGCGCAAGCCCAAGCTTGCTCACGGCGAAAAAGCCCTCTGCCCACGCTGCGGCTACGAACTGTATGCCCACCGTCATAACGTGGTGCAACGTAGCCTTGCCCTGGTCATTGCCGCACTGTTGCTCTACGTGCCGGCGAACTTTTTACCCATCATGCAGCTCAATGTTCTCGGGCAATCGTCGCAGGACACTGTCTGGAGCGGCGTTGTCGGTCTGTTCAATACCGATATGCGCGGTGTTTCAGTCGTCGTATTCCTGTGCAGCATGGCGATCCCACTGCTGAAACTGCTGTGCCAGTTGATCGTGTTGCTGACCATCCGTTTCAACATCGGTCGTAGCTACGGCCTGTTGCTCTACCGCATTTATCACCACCTCAAAGACTGGGGCATGCTTGAGGTCTACCTCATGGGCGTCCTGGTGGCGATCGTCAAACTGGCGGACATGGCGGCCATCACCGTCGGTCTCGGTCTGGCATGTTTCATCGGTTTGTTATTGGTTCAGGTCTGGCTCGAAGTGGTGATGTCACCGCACCAGATCTGGCAGGCGTTATCAGGAGAAGATGCCCATGCGGGCGATTGA